The following DNA comes from Thunnus thynnus chromosome 3, fThuThy2.1, whole genome shotgun sequence.
GGTTTGAGCGTTTCTACAATCATTCCTTCTGCTTTTAGCAGAATGTTATCATTTGCCTTCAGCAACTCATCAATAAAGCAGTTCTCTAACATCAGTTACCTGTcataattttataataaaacatattggTTTGCAGTTTACAAGGAaagttgttttctgtgtgttgtttttttgagggAATTGTTCTTTTGTGTTGGTTTGGCAAAACCAAACCTTGGCAATCCTGTCAACTTGCTCTGTCCACCCCAACATTTTTCAAATCCAGCTCAGAGCACAAGGCAGTTGCTATGTGTGGTTTTCAGATGTTCTTATCACTCAAATGCATGATCGACAGATTTTGTCAATCGTGCATTTCTTTTATTAACAGAGGTTACCTGTTAGTTGTGTAGCATCAACTACTTTCcttttcatgtgattattttttatacagTGCATTATGTCCTACATGTTATTAAATATGGACAATATAGTAAGATGCAGTTTGTGCATGCTGCAGTGTACAAACAGCTTTTATTATATGGCAATTCAAAAACTTGGAAAATGAATACACACTACAAGTGTGCACTGAAAAATTTAAAGTGTTGTGAATTCCTGTCTGCCACAATGTGTTTTTGATACTGCCACCAGGAGTTGCTAAAGTCAGAAATCTCCTTATTGTACATCATGGGATCCTTTTGGCATTATTTTCCCAGCAAGCTGATGAAGAGGACTGTTATTTTTGCTTCATTAAACAGGCCCCGGTATTTCAGAATATATGAATGAAGTGGAAATATTATACCAGACCTTAGTATTATGGAATTAACACAATATAGAATTTGTAGTAGTGTACATAATCAGACTTGGTTGTTACTCTGTGTAAATACTCAGCTATGAGTAAAACCTCCTAACTCAAATCTTTGCATTTTCCATCTAGCTGCCTGTTGCCATCATATATAGAAGAAATGGGAGATCTGGGACAGCGAGAGAAGTGTCACCAGAACTCTGCATTGGATGCTGTTCTGAGCTCGCTCTGCCCAGCACATCGCTCCTTACTCTACCAGATCCTGAAGCTGGCACACCAGGAAAAATTGCCGCCTTTCCTTAATTGCAGACCTGTGGGTCAAACTGAATCtcactgctgtcactgtggTGTGAACCCACAGGATAATGTTACCCCTCTCCCAGTCCCATTTAGTGAATGTAAAGCCCATAACAGCAGCTCGTACTACCCTTTAACTGATTGTGATCATCAAGGTCATGGCAACACAATGTATGATCCGGGAGACTCCAAGTCCAATTGTAGCATCCATCGCTACCCcttaaaagactgtaaaagtGAAGCCCCTCTGGGCTCAAGCTACTGCTGTATGCAGAGGTGCAGGATGGAAACCTACACTGTTTTGTGCCCCAAGAGGCTGCACCGCATTTCCTGCCAAGGCCTGGCTATAGATCATATCAACAACATGGTGTGTTCATTTGCATCCCCTCCTTCATTATCCAAATCCCCTTCACTGTGCACTGCCTCTGCTAATTTAGGCCCTTCCTCATCAATCTGCTGTAACCATCACAACCCCCACCCTTGTCCCTGTTATTCAAACCATGCCTGTCTGACACAGGTCAGGAACACAATAGAAAGAAAGGTTGGAGATGGGGATCCTCCTTGTCCTGTTTTGAAGAGAGAGCAGAGTCCCTCTCCACCCCCTCTTTCCCCTATCCCCTCAGACATCAGtaagaaaactgatgaaaaaccaccctccctcctccaccacaGACAAGAGGAGGAAGCCGACCTAATGGTTAAAAATGGCCTCATTAGTGAAAGCCACCAGGAAGCAGATGTGGATACAGCAACAGAAGAGGAGCTAGAGTGTAAGACCCCAAGAACTAGTCAGGCCGAGCAGAACGCAAGTGGGACTTCACTGCAAGATGTTGTGAATCGCTTCAGTGAGAAACTGGAGACAATCAGACCTCTAGAGAAGGACCCACCTCTGGCCTCTACAGCCACTTATGTGTCTGAAAAGGAGCAGCCACAGTCTCCTTCAACCAGTCAGAATCTGCAGTTTCATGCAGATGCCCATCTGACTGAAATCATCACCACAGTGCTTCACACAGGCAGTGCTAGTGACTATAATCTCAGTGAGCTCTTCAATCGCCATGATAGCAAAGAGCCCAAGTCACCTAATACCCGCTCCCGTCGTCGCCAGGAAGTCCTTGCTGCTATGGCAACACCCACTGATGATGCTTCAACCCGAAGGCATACCTTACAAATTAAGCGGGAGCTTGCCATGTTAGACCAATCCTACAGTAGGAGAAAGGTGCCACTAGCAAAGAGGGCAAGATTGAAAGATGGAAATAATGCTACTGTAACTACATCAAGCACTTCATCAGACTCAAACCTAGTTAAAGAGGAGTCTAAAAGAGAAATGGAGTTAGGTGTAGAGAATAAAAGAGTTGGGGAGGGACCACTGAACTTGCTCTCTACAGACAATGACAGGGATGAAGTAAAAGAAGAGATACAGACTGTTATAGTTACAGAGGAAGTTCAGATAATcaaagcagaggagaaagaaagggaaataTCCAGTGAGGAAAAAGATCCAACTCTCTCAGGCACTCAAATACCCACCCCTGAGCTGCAGAGCAAGTATTGCAACCAAAGTTCAAAGGGTGACGGTGTGCAGTCACAGAGGATGACAGTGAGTACAACCTCAGTAACAAAGTGTAGCAGACCCTGTAAAAAAGATGTTAAGGGTAGCAGTGCAGAAAGTCATAGGAACCATGAAGACGCCCAATCAGGTCAAAGCTCTGACAGGGATAATAGACCAGGTAAAGATCGCCATAGTCCTGTtagagagaggcagaaatgtCAATCAAACCACTCCAAGAAGGCAAGGAAATCCGGGAGAAATATAGTCCCCCCACAAAGATTCTCCTCCTATGTCACAGAACCCAGGAAGATGTtctttgttgcatgtttctCTGAAAGCATCTTTAACCAGAGAACACAACAGGACAAGGTTTTAACATCTAGCACCTTGCCTGCCTTATCCAAAAATTCAGATACTAAAGACACCCAGCTTGAATCAATAAGTGAAGCAcctctgtcctcacctgagcaTACAGGGGAGCTTTCCTTTGAATCAACACAGAGAGAACAATGTGGGGCATCTCATACAGAGTCAAAAGATCAAAGCCAGGTCTTCCCACAAACTGCAGCTGccaaagagaagagaaagaaacactGCTCTGACAATAGGATAGAAGGCAGTGACTGTGCTGCCAAGCCTTTTGGAAGGTTACGATCATCTCCAAAAAGACCACAGGTCTCGAAGACAGCTTCAAGAAAGCCCAAAAACCCATCAAATTTGGGTGTCACCATTCAGTCTGCTACCAGTGTCGAGAGCCCTCTCAACTCTCTGGTCCAGTACACTAGTCCAATTAAACTCATGTTTGTATCACCGGTAAAGGATAAGGAAGGAGTCAAATATAGTCTCAAATCAGCAGGCTCTGGATCTAGTGCACAAGGAGAGGAATCCTTTGACCCATGTGAAGAGTCGTCATGGTCTGGGACacctgagaaaaagaaaagccagAGCACTGCTTCTCCACGTTCAAAATCTATTTCTTCACCACTAAAGTCTGCTACCTCACCTGCCAGATCTGCTTGTTCACCAACCAAGTCTGCTTCTTCATCGGCCAAGACTGGTTCTTCATCAGCCAAGTCTGCTTCTTCACCAGCCAAGTCTGCTTCTTCACCAGCCAAGTCTGCTTCTTCATCAGGCAAGTCTGCTTCTTCATCAGGCAAGTCTGCTTCTTCAGCCAAGTCTGCCTCTTCATCAGCCAACTCTGCTTCTTCATCAGCCAAGTCTGCTTCTTCACCATCCAAGTCTGCTTCTTCGCCAGGCAAGTCTGCTTCTTCGCCATCCAAGTCAGGTATTTCACCAGCCAAATCTGCCTCTTCACCCAAGTCAGTTTCTTCATCACCTAAAATAGGTTCCAGGAGATCAGGCGATAGTACTCCAACTAAGCGTGTAGCTGGAACTGAGAGCCAGAGATCATCAGGTGACTTACTATCTTTCCATGAAACCACTCCTCCAAAAAGGCGTCCAGGCCGGCCAAAGAAGCTGGGACCACAGCTGGAGCAAAAAGTGAAGAGGCCAATTGGTCGACCACGTAAGGAGAAGGCTCTGGATGCAGAAATGGGGGCAAAAACAGTAAATGGAAAATCTGATTTAGCATCTGACACTGAGGAGAATGTAAACAAGAACCTCAAAATAACAGTAGTGTATGGCCGTTCAAGGAGAAACAAACGGATGGTGTCTGAGAGCTTTGACCAGCTGCAAACAGAATTCAATGATGCTTGGCAAGCAGTGGGCTTTAAAAGTGAATTGGgcattttaatgcacaactcTAAGATCAATCAAGGTAATaacaaaacagtttcaacagAATCATCAGAGGAGTTAAATTTTGTCAGCCCTGTGAAAGAGTCTGCCCCACATTCTAGCAGTAACCTCAAATGTCAGAAGCGGGATGATGGTATACCCTCAAGGAAACCAGGTAGACCTGCAAAAGTTAAAATCTCTGGAATCTCAGTCACAGTAACAACAGTGTCACCCAAGCAACGTAAAATTCAGATAAATAAGGAAATTAGGCGGTCTCCTGAGACACTTATGAATAAGAAAACTCCAAAATTCAGATCTGCCAAAGAGCCCTGGACAATCAGTCGTCAGTCAACGAGCAAAAGAAGTCAAACAGTGGAAGGAATAGAAACAAAGGATgaaagtgaagacaaacagcagaATCAGCCTGTAGCAGTGCGTCACTCAATGAGAGTGAGGAAGCCTTCGATTTACTTTCTGCATGCTGTTGCCACCTCCACCTCTAGATCATACAGCCACAGTAACGCTCTGCTACGGCGCTCTAAACAACTTCTGCTAAACAAGGCCAGCAATGAAAGGAAACAGGGAGAGCAACAGGGTAGTGTAGAAACTTCAGGGGAGAAAAGACAGCTCTGTGGACGAGAGAGGAAGAACATCTCTCAGGACCTGAGTAGAGTGGCAGGGGTGTCTGTAGACTCAATCTATACTCCAGAGACACTCAGGTGGTGGGCAGCATCAGCCGAGGAAAAGAACATGAACCAGGAGCTTGCCAGACGAATACGGCTCATCTCCGACACCTGGGTCCCAGACACTGTGGAGAACCAAGAAGAAATAGGCCTTAATTCTAAATCAGGCACTGACGGCAACAGTTCATTTACCGGGAAGTCAAAACGTTCGTCTGTGGTTCGATCGCTGTTCGACTGTTCTCCTAACAAACCAAGGTCCTGTAGCATGCAGCAGCTTTGTTCCTGGTTCATGCAGACCACAGAGACACAGTCCTTAGGTATTGTCAAGAAGGCAAGCTCACGCAATCCTTATGAACTTATGCACTTCCCTCGCACAGCCAACATAAAAAGTGTTTGTCACAGTCCTCAGGCAGAGCGACTCCGCAAACACATCAAGAAGTTTGCCAAAACTGTGCCAAAAAGTCCTTTCCAACATGAACAGGCTCAAAAAAGGTTGAGGAAGAGGAATAAGGCACCTCTATCAACACATAATATTCGGCGACAACTTTTCACAGCCAGGTTTGCAGCAGACAGACGCAATCAAGGAGCCCAGAGATGGAAAGGCAAAGCATTCAGAAAATATCAGGCTATGCTGTTTAGGGCAAGGACAAGGTTCCTAACCcggaaagaaagggagaggtggcgaaagaggcagaggaatacgaaaaacataaaactaacCACAAGAAGTTCACATGGACACATAGTAACTGGACTAAAACCAAAACGTAAAGTATTACGCAGATCAGCAAAAGATCAGTTATCCAACTGTTTGGAGAACAGTTCTGCCACCAGTTCTGTCAACCAAACACAGGAGCCTGTGGATGTACCCAAAGAGCAGAATCTCTGCTCTAAAGCCTGGAGCCCTGAGACACTGAAGGAATGCCGGGTGTTTCTGAGAAAGATCAACTCTCCAGACAACGAATCAGCTGAGGAGGAGTGGGACTCCTGTACTGTGACACTGGATGATGGGTCACCTTCTGCATACATGTTTGCAGGAAGGGAGAGGGAACTGGTAGGAGTTGTTAAAactgtgaaagaaaacagaaaaaggagcATGACTAGGAGGACTGCCTCTAGAGAGCTGGAAGCTTCTGCACCTAAATCAGTCCAGGAGCAGGATGAGACGCCAGTGGTGAGGCAGAAAGGCAAATATAAAAGTCCTGGGGTTGTGTCTACTGAACCACCACAACCTCAACCAGCGAAAATATTGAGACAATCGCGAATGAGGGGCCTAACCGGGCCGAGATGGTGCGACTTTGTGTTTGGTAACTACcttgctgtttttattgaatatCACTTAAGAGATCAACTTTTATCAAGCTTCAGTTTCAAACTACAATATCAACATgtgctctctttcttttctgacAGAACACTAAATGAAGCATGAGGCCTCCTCCTTCCTGGGAAAGGGACTGTGGTTTAACGTGGTGCCTTTGGACATTGAGCTGACCACAAGGACTGACCATCCCACTATGGTTCAGTCTTACCCTCAGCAATTATGTAGCAGTCTAACTTAACAAAAGCTTGATGTTGCACTATTTTTATCCATGGATATGTATGTACagaatgtttgattttttttttttttttttttttttttttttaaaacgtCAATGCCTTTTACTTTCTGAACATGTATAGTAGATCAACTCATTACATCAACCAGAGTTTAAATGGGATATTTGCTCCTACAGCGAGCCCAGTAAAAGTGGCTGTATTGGAAGGAAAGATAAAGCTTGACTGCATAAAGACAGTGCTGTCTGCCCCAAAAACATACCTCATTATCAACCGACCTATGACACCAGTAAAAATTTAAACTTTAACCTAATATTTTGAGTCATTGTCTCCACCACTAAAATGTACagctttaaaatttaaaaaatttatAGTCACCAACTTTGGCACTGGTTAAGTTCAAAACTtctaatttaataatttgtttttttgtatattttaggTTTTAAATTTAATGACAAACATTCTCTCAATCCGAGCCTTGTTTGCAATATTTAATCTTTGATGCTACAGTCACTGTCACAAGTCATTAGCCAAAAAACGTGCTTTGAATGAAGGATTGTTATGGATCAAAAAAGCCACATCTTTACTCTAATCATGATGAGTGTCGGGCCCCTACCATAAAATATTGTGTTGGAACTATTTGGCCGTCAGCCTTGACTAAAACCAaatattttatgtcattatttcTCTCCAAACTGAACCACAATTAGCCCAAACATACATGTTCTAAATGACTACATATTTAGCCCCTCAGTATGTGGAGGTTTATGTGAAGCGATGAAGGAAATGGCATTATGCAGTTGTAGAAAGTAGATCCTGATTGattttttgttggtttgtgggatctgtgttgttttgattCAGTTACCTTTTATGCGATTGTATGTCTCGTTTTCACccaaagcatatactgtatgttggtgTCAGATCTACTTCTTGCACTATTCCATCTGAGATTATTATTCCCACTACACAGATTCCTCCCCCATATTTTTGCACATCCCATGTCCCACTACCAACCCCTACTGTAAAACTAGAGAATCTATTTGGTGCAATACAAACCCAGATGTTTTATCAGTATGTAGTAATTATTTTATTGCTGACAGACGAATGGATGTACACAAGTACCAATGGCCTGGGATGTCACTTCAGTCGTTTCCATCGCCATGTAATGTGATCTCAAAGGATATTGCTATACAAACTGTCCCCACCCCCTTTCTCCCCCCCACCTGCTTTGTTCCCCTCAGTGAAGCAGAAAATTAACAGATTCCTAATTGTTATTATAgcattaaattgtttttatcataAATGTACTAGCATTATTTACTGTTTGAATGCAGGTGGGAGATGTGTTGCTGTTTAGAGTTCCTGTTTTTCAAGTTGCAGCAAGAGACGCCTACCTCCACTTGGGCTCAGCTAGGCCTACTGCTCTTTTGCTTATCGACCGTGTGATAGACGAGGCCAGAGAGTTGATCAGTAAACACTAATCTTGGATCAATATTATGTTCTCCTGCCTTCTGTTTCGAGGGAAGGTAGATCCAAGATGTCTGGCCTGTAGGTCAATACTTAAACCTGTAGTGTGTATTGTGTGCCTGACTACCCTTGTATGTATGTCACTACGGTTGCCATTTCAGCACGAGGGAAGTGAGGCGGCCCCGTCTTGCAACAAATAACCCTCTGTTGAAGAACCTGGTGCTAAACATCTgttgtatattttctttatcatgtgtttttataCTGTCCTTTACAGATACAATAAAAAGGTGTCTGTGATTGGAACAATAAAGATTCTTTTAAAATACACAGTGAGCAGATGATTTACAGGAAAAAGTGAAAGCCATACAGTCTGTACTTTTAGAGAACTGATAACATCTGATTCTTCTTTTAGACTAGAACAGAGTGGTCCCTTTAAccattctgtatttttaaattttccatGATCACTTCAACCCATAATTTTGCACTGACAGCTGAGTATTCATGGAGTGGAAGGAAACTGGTGACTGATGACACACTGGTTCCCAACTATGGGTTGAGACCACTTTAAAGGGATCTCCAATATAAATCTGTGAGGTCATATGAGTATTAagagacaggaaagaaaaatatattactAAAACTAATTAATTTATCCATCAGGGACACTGCttataaacattaatatgatgaaaatgtgTCAGATTTAGCCAAAAACTGATTTTCATCTACAGTCCCTGGGCAAGATGATGTAAGAAGCAGACAAGCCCTGATTCATGGATATTTGCTGGCTTCACTGTATTGATGactatttatataattattttcgttttttaaatttatatattcattttgttCCCTCTTGAGTTATGTAATATTTATGATTAGAGTTATCACTACTGCACCTAAAAGTTGAAACATGGTTAGTTTGGGGCTGGATGAACATGAACATTGTCACTGAACTCAGATGTTTTAAGGCAtactaaaaaacataaaacatcagatagatgaaacataaaacatcaaagcacatgtatttttttgtgtgtgtgtgtgtgtgtcatttttttcttgtgtaatagatattttacacatttattcatCTGACCCCAACAgtcattcaaatgaaacaaccaGACGGGAAACTCACTCTAAGATTGAACTGCTCTCAACTCTTTGGGcttcatgcaagaacattttcatatttttatcccAAAACTGTTTTCAGCCTGATGAGTGCCACCTGTTCACGAGGAGGTGCGCGTTCATGAGATGCTCATTAACATAATCCACGCCCCTGAAATTGCCTTAATGGGCTCCATGTTCCGCTCCGTCTgtgggcgagtttcattcacaaaaagttcccaaagagtaaaaacaccgcgcagcttcaagtcctgcttttagaaatcagaagacaaaaacacaggagTGACAGTAGTAGGAGACCTGGAACAATTAGACAATATGAATCCAGCTCacatgtcatcagagcagctctgcactgtgaccGAAATAAAAAGGGAATGATGTGAcgtgaagttagatgctaaaaaacatttctaaagcaaagcgctcCGTGATGGAAGGAGGTCATGTGACAATCAGAGAGATATTACAGTATCGCTGTCTCTCTGTAgctctgtccagtatcatgttgtgttgcagctgacagtgtaacatcagctGCAACATCATAAACTCTATaaaaaaacctttcagtaaTTTGGCAGCCacgatgaagatgatgatgatgatgatatggtGAAGAGAATATTAGTTTTGCATTAAGTTTAATTGTTATGCATTTAATTTTTGTATATTCCAGCATATTTAAACTCCATATTAATTCAGATTACTGCATTATAATTGTAAATGAAGCAAATGTTTCTTCtctgtgaagaaaggcagagacaATCTGTTCATGATACATACAACAGGTCTGGACCTCTCTGAAATTTCATTCGTACCTGAAAtccacaaatgttcttaaatcactcgtacgtgcatcttaaaaacaaatttgttcATAGGAGTGGTCCTTGCATGAGGCCTATTGAGAGCACAGAGGCCATAACCTGTATTAGGGGTCACATGTAGACttaccttttctttttaaagggtGAAAAAATGTTTGGGAAGCACTGATCTAAACTAAACTCCCGCTTGTGTGAATGCAGTGTGCTGTTGACCGATTTTGTGATAattaaagacaagaaaaactTTACTGATATAAATTTTAGTTTTatgattaaaatgacaaaacttgACAAGATaggaaaacacagaaagacatcAGAGGAAAATGACAACACATTAAGAGTGTTGCAAATTGCAAGAGTTATGTCAGGGTCATGTAACATTTCTTCAATGTCAATTTTATTCAacattgaaaagaaaagaaaaaaagaaaagtaaatatttccacattaaaattaaattgtatttGGAGTATTTGAACACTTGTTAAAATAAACTGCAACATCAGTTtccatttttgcttttaacttTCCATAACTGAACTTGTATGAACTGGTTTTTACGACACATTGGCTTCCTGGTTGATGAGGGTGTTAAGATCCAGCTTTGTCTTCTCTAGAGCTGCAGTCTTGGCCCTCCGCGAGGGACGCACCACAGGAACTGACTCAGGAACATTCTCTCCATCActgtaacaaagacaaaaagcaagCAGAACAAGATGAATATTAATGAAAATACAGTGAAGGGATGAGATCATGTAAAACGTGTACAGATAAATGCATCATGTGTCCTCATGCACTGACAGAACTAACTGGAAAACACTCACCTCTCCTCTGATGACTCTGCCCTCCTGCTTGGCTTTCTGCCTCCTTTGGCTGCGCAGACTTTCCTCTGACCTGTGACCAGAAAACACTCAGGTTACCTCACAAGGCTGAGTCAAAACAAGAAGAGGTCTACAGGGGCACAATGAACAAC
Coding sequences within:
- the lcorl gene encoding serine/arginine repetitive matrix protein 2 isoform X1 gives rise to the protein MTAVVAAAVTVHSPADRGRERGGKDGRMATVQCSKCTAERKGFRRELDSWRHTLIHCVGFESILEGIYGSMLLRDLNLFDDCEPEEVDDWSPEATCSHCSFCNLPLDKLSDQVPAATSPLSSPSDYSPCQAPTISESSQTAHRFLQAVFHKKDVPLGCDSNIPLIAQELMKKMIHQFAMEYASKCLLHTSTNGVTTRTSSPLSSDAPLDLTVSRTQEEKEREPEPDGVLDLSNRPSACSATSASSSSSNHKASGCLLPSYIEEMGDLGQREKCHQNSALDAVLSSLCPAHRSLLYQILKLAHQEKLPPFLNCRPVGQTESHCCHCGVNPQDNVTPLPVPFSECKAHNSSSYYPLTDCDHQGHGNTMYDPGDSKSNCSIHRYPLKDCKSEAPLGSSYCCMQRCRMETYTVLCPKRLHRISCQGLAIDHINNMVCSFASPPSLSKSPSLCTASANLGPSSSICCNHHNPHPCPCYSNHACLTQVRNTIERKVGDGDPPCPVLKREQSPSPPPLSPIPSDISKKTDEKPPSLLHHRQEEEADLMVKNGLISESHQEADVDTATEEELECKTPRTSQAEQNASGTSLQDVVNRFSEKLETIRPLEKDPPLASTATYVSEKEQPQSPSTSQNLQFHADAHLTEIITTVLHTGSASDYNLSELFNRHDSKEPKSPNTRSRRRQEVLAAMATPTDDASTRRHTLQIKRELAMLDQSYSRRKVPLAKRARLKDGNNATVTTSSTSSDSNLVKEESKREMELGVENKRVGEGPLNLLSTDNDRDEVKEEIQTVIVTEEVQIIKAEEKEREISSEEKDPTLSGTQIPTPELQSKYCNQSSKGDGVQSQRMTVSTTSVTKCSRPCKKDVKGSSAESHRNHEDAQSGQSSDRDNRPGKDRHSPVRERQKCQSNHSKKARKSGRNIVPPQRFSSYVTEPRKMFFVACFSESIFNQRTQQDKVLTSSTLPALSKNSDTKDTQLESISEAPLSSPEHTGELSFESTQREQCGASHTESKDQSQVFPQTAAAKEKRKKHCSDNRIEGSDCAAKPFGRLRSSPKRPQVSKTASRKPKNPSNLGVTIQSATSVESPLNSLVQYTSPIKLMFVSPVKDKEGVKYSLKSAGSGSSAQGEESFDPCEESSWSGTPEKKKSQSTASPRSKSISSPLKSATSPARSACSPTKSASSSAKTGSSSAKSASSPAKSASSPAKSASSSGKSASSSGKSASSAKSASSSANSASSSAKSASSPSKSASSPGKSASSPSKSGISPAKSASSPKSVSSSPKIGSRRSGDSTPTKRVAGTESQRSSGDLLSFHETTPPKRRPGRPKKLGPQLEQKVKRPIGRPRKEKALDAEMGAKTVNGKSDLASDTEENVNKNLKITVVYGRSRRNKRMVSESFDQLQTEFNDAWQAVGFKSELGILMHNSKINQGNNKTVSTESSEELNFVSPVKESAPHSSSNLKCQKRDDGIPSRKPGRPAKVKISGISVTVTTVSPKQRKIQINKEIRRSPETLMNKKTPKFRSAKEPWTISRQSTSKRSQTVEGIETKDESEDKQQNQPVAVRHSMRVRKPSIYFLHAVATSTSRSYSHSNALLRRSKQLLLNKASNERKQGEQQGSVETSGEKRQLCGRERKNISQDLSRVAGVSVDSIYTPETLRWWAASAEEKNMNQELARRIRLISDTWVPDTVENQEEIGLNSKSGTDGNSSFTGKSKRSSVVRSLFDCSPNKPRSCSMQQLCSWFMQTTETQSLGIVKKASSRNPYELMHFPRTANIKSVCHSPQAERLRKHIKKFAKTVPKSPFQHEQAQKRLRKRNKAPLSTHNIRRQLFTARFAADRRNQGAQRWKGKAFRKYQAMLFRARTRFLTRKERERWRKRQRNTKNIKLTTRSSHGHIVTGLKPKRKVLRRSAKDQLSNCLENSSATSSVNQTQEPVDVPKEQNLCSKAWSPETLKECRVFLRKINSPDNESAEEEWDSCTVTLDDGSPSAYMFAGRERELVGVVKTVKENRKRSMTRRTASRELEASAPKSVQEQDETPVVRQKGKYKSPGVVSTEPPQPQPAKILRQSRMRGLTGPRWCDFVFEH